The following are encoded together in the Acinetobacter radioresistens DSM 6976 = NBRC 102413 = CIP 103788 genome:
- a CDS encoding transporter: MNLSKTLSFVMLSTVTVHTMAADFSFDRPGTGFGTSITPVGQLAWEQGLPTVSYDKSYQAGEKQRVLNLNADTLLRTGLMPDLELQLGWQGPAWTQTKYNGKTTEDDGLGDISIGVKKAIDLGDERLSMAILAEAVLATGNSGFSNEDDIYSLSSAVAYVYNDLVNTSITMRYEVQDGNWAVTAVPTFEYQIAGKLSGFSEFVYRKAESRSDETSLASGLMYQVNNRTQLDASVGVGLAGDTPDYQGGLGISYLF, translated from the coding sequence ATGAATTTATCTAAAACTTTATCTTTTGTTATGCTTTCTACTGTAACCGTACATACGATGGCTGCCGATTTTTCTTTTGACCGCCCAGGTACAGGTTTTGGTACCAGTATTACACCGGTAGGCCAGCTTGCATGGGAACAGGGATTACCGACAGTAAGTTATGATAAAAGTTATCAGGCTGGCGAAAAACAGAGAGTATTAAATTTAAATGCCGATACACTTTTACGGACCGGTTTAATGCCTGACCTGGAATTACAACTAGGCTGGCAAGGACCAGCCTGGACCCAGACTAAATATAATGGCAAAACAACAGAAGATGACGGTTTGGGTGATATCAGTATTGGTGTAAAAAAAGCCATAGACTTAGGTGATGAGCGTCTATCGATGGCAATTCTGGCAGAAGCTGTTCTGGCAACCGGTAATAGTGGTTTTAGTAATGAAGATGATATTTATAGTCTGAGTTCTGCTGTTGCCTATGTTTATAATGATCTGGTTAATACTTCAATCACAATGCGTTATGAAGTACAAGATGGTAACTGGGCAGTTACTGCTGTACCTACATTTGAATATCAGATTGCTGGCAAGTTGTCCGGTTTTTCTGAATTCGTTTATCGTAAGGCAGAAAGCCGGTCAGATGAAACCTCTCTAGCTTCAGGCCTGATGTATCAGGTTAATAATCGTACCCAGCTGGATGCTAGCGTCGGGGTCGGCCTTGCAGGAGACACACCAGATTATCAGGGTGGTTTAGGTATTTCTTATCTGTTTTAG
- a CDS encoding outer membrane protein OmpK, producing the protein MKFTHIALACALAATASMAQAKPVWQDFSITGLYGENYELTTEPEQTTVTFEYAAKLQYGDVFAFADRTESGGDKGTYFEFSPRLSLGEVSGKKLSAGPVKDVLVSTTWEGNSGDGIESFNNYLYGIGFDLAIPYTQYASINFYRANNEIQKDDWQMTLTYGVPFKLGSQDFLFDGFLDWSTAEDDEVAHASELNWTSQLKWNAGKYISPETRLYLGIEYSLWNNKYGVPDVRENNVSALVKYHF; encoded by the coding sequence ATGAAATTTACACATATCGCACTGGCATGTGCTCTAGCAGCAACTGCGTCCATGGCTCAAGCCAAACCAGTCTGGCAGGATTTTAGTATTACCGGACTGTACGGTGAAAACTATGAACTTACTACAGAGCCGGAACAAACTACTGTAACCTTTGAATATGCAGCCAAATTACAATATGGTGATGTATTTGCCTTTGCAGACCGTACTGAAAGCGGCGGTGATAAAGGTACCTATTTTGAATTTTCTCCACGCTTAAGCCTGGGCGAAGTTTCGGGTAAAAAACTTTCTGCCGGCCCAGTTAAAGATGTACTGGTTTCAACCACTTGGGAAGGCAATAGCGGTGATGGAATTGAGAGTTTTAACAACTATCTCTACGGTATCGGTTTTGATTTAGCTATTCCTTATACTCAATATGCCAGCATCAACTTTTATCGCGCAAATAATGAAATCCAGAAAGATGACTGGCAGATGACACTCACTTATGGAGTACCATTCAAATTAGGCAGCCAAGACTTCCTGTTTGACGGATTTTTAGACTGGTCAACTGCAGAAGATGACGAAGTAGCTCATGCAAGTGAACTGAACTGGACCAGCCAGCTTAAATGGAATGCCGGTAAATATATTTCACCTGAAACCCGTCTTTACCTAGGTATTGAATATTCTCTCTGGAACAATAAATACGGTGTACCAGATGTACGCGAAAATAACGTAAGTGCGTTAGTAAAATACCATTTTTAA
- a CDS encoding exodeoxyribonuclease III, producing MIPKSSYPGDQKILRVVSINVNGLRSSVTKGLLEWLEQSDADVICMQESRITHAQWTDKFKPEGWYTHLFPAERPGYAGTAIYSRLPFISVKDGLGFELADSQGRFVTAEFDLGLGYPVYICSLYLPSGSSGDEAQARKDHFLEEYQKILKQWREEGKSIIICGDYNIVHKRIDIKNWSGNQKSSGCLPHERAWLDHIYDELGYVDTFREVRPEAELYSWWSNRGQARAKNVGWRIDYQACSPDWKNRTVNAWVYKEQWFSDHAPVIIDYKIN from the coding sequence ATGATACCAAAGAGTAGCTATCCAGGTGATCAAAAAATTCTACGTGTAGTTTCAATTAACGTAAACGGTTTACGTTCCTCAGTGACTAAAGGCCTGCTGGAATGGTTGGAACAGTCTGATGCTGATGTAATTTGCATGCAGGAGAGCCGGATTACCCATGCGCAGTGGACCGATAAATTTAAACCAGAAGGCTGGTACACGCATCTGTTTCCAGCTGAGCGTCCAGGCTATGCTGGAACTGCGATCTATAGCCGCCTGCCTTTTATTTCAGTTAAAGATGGCCTAGGTTTTGAACTGGCTGACAGCCAAGGCCGCTTTGTTACAGCTGAATTTGATTTAGGACTCGGCTATCCGGTTTATATCTGTTCACTTTACTTACCATCAGGTTCATCTGGTGATGAAGCACAGGCACGTAAAGATCACTTTTTAGAAGAGTATCAAAAAATCCTTAAGCAGTGGCGAGAGGAAGGCAAATCTATCATTATCTGTGGGGATTATAATATCGTACATAAACGTATTGATATTAAAAACTGGTCAGGTAACCAGAAGTCCTCCGGCTGTCTACCTCATGAACGGGCGTGGCTGGACCATATCTATGATGAACTGGGTTATGTAGATACATTCCGTGAAGTTCGTCCAGAAGCAGAACTTTATTCGTGGTGGTCCAACCGTGGTCAGGCCCGTGCTAAAAATGTAGGTTGGCGAATTGATTACCAAGCTTGTTCACCAGACTGGAAAAACCGTACAGTCAATGCCTGGGTATATAAAGAACAATGGTTTAGTGATCATGCACCAGTCATAATCGACTATAAAATAAACTAA
- a CDS encoding YqiA/YcfP family alpha/beta fold hydrolase, translated as MNIIYLHGFKSNSNSIKGRLLKQYCAEHLPDIKIHLPDLNMPPVEALKQMSELIEALEHVALVGSSLGGFYATQLVAKHNIPAVLINPAMRPWLLFRKLFAVESVPYPVTEHWTLDNAQLQQLEQLAIPFARHAEKVLVLLQQGDEVLDYREAQRYYSAPAHSSLIMTEAHGSHGMDNFAEKLPMVLEFLSYSIK; from the coding sequence ATGAATATCATTTATTTACATGGCTTTAAAAGTAATTCGAACTCTATTAAAGGGCGGCTGCTTAAACAGTACTGTGCAGAGCATTTACCAGACATCAAGATCCATCTGCCTGACTTGAATATGCCGCCTGTCGAGGCATTAAAACAAATGTCTGAGCTGATTGAGGCTTTAGAACATGTGGCTTTGGTAGGAAGCAGTCTGGGGGGCTTTTATGCGACACAACTGGTCGCTAAGCATAATATTCCAGCTGTACTGATTAATCCGGCTATGCGACCATGGTTACTCTTTCGAAAACTATTTGCTGTAGAATCCGTTCCCTATCCAGTGACCGAACACTGGACGCTTGATAATGCCCAGTTACAGCAGCTTGAACAGCTTGCAATTCCTTTTGCCCGGCATGCCGAAAAAGTTTTGGTATTACTGCAACAAGGTGATGAAGTTTTGGATTATCGAGAGGCCCAGCGTTATTATAGTGCGCCTGCACATTCATCATTAATTATGACTGAAGCGCATGGCAGCCATGGGATGGACAATTTTGCAGAAAAACTTCCCATGGTGCTTGAATTTTTATCGTATTCCATAAAATAA
- a CDS encoding DUF2147 domain-containing protein yields MKKIAIVLGLFSVTALANAADPLNGTVWKTIDDQTNQAKALVKFTEQKNGTLTASIQNVLTKGEENACTKCEGPYKNKSLKGLTIVHNLKSVGTNKYDGGTILDPQSGKTYKLKGELAEGGKKLKLRGYIGVSALGRNQTWVRAN; encoded by the coding sequence ATGAAAAAAATCGCAATTGTGTTAGGACTGTTCAGTGTGACTGCTTTGGCAAATGCAGCTGATCCGCTTAATGGTACAGTATGGAAAACGATAGACGACCAGACTAATCAAGCGAAAGCCTTAGTCAAGTTTACTGAACAGAAAAATGGAACTCTGACAGCATCTATTCAGAATGTACTCACCAAAGGTGAGGAAAATGCCTGTACGAAATGTGAAGGTCCATACAAAAACAAGTCACTTAAAGGTTTAACCATTGTTCATAACCTGAAAAGTGTAGGTACCAACAAATATGATGGCGGTACCATTCTTGATCCGCAGTCAGGTAAAACCTATAAACTGAAAGGTGAGCTGGCTGAAGGTGGTAAAAAACTGAAATTGCGTGGTTATATCGGTGTATCAGCTCTAGGCCGTAACCAGACTTGGGTTCGCGCTAACTAA
- a CDS encoding alpha/beta fold hydrolase, protein MPSLTPLHETYCRWDRTPPSQADLLEGLAQLASTSLSGIHELVQMIHRELLLNTLGMSEQQSRYFQALPRVEKIYQFSYRALQRYGHYFLAPGLRQVIEHFPGLHRKDLTPQLHSLIGILNGVLGDYLLAQQNPLALPMVLYEHHGRVQQGRLKGKVVIFVHGLCMNHLTWTNSNFTGIGAHLLTQPHPGTMLYLNYNTGRRISANGRSFANLLNDLIQRNPDISQIDLIGHSMGGLVSRSALFYGKQNMQGWLSKVGNLVCLGSPHHGAVLERFGFTLQEKLGRFPLINMIGNLVNIRSNGIIDLRHGSVRDDDWEYLDARIGTMDDSRKPAPLPSHIQAFFVAGTVEAEHINSRALKIIGDYLVSIKSALGEHPNPRFQLKVPEHHKAVFFGLNHFEIQYHTQVAQQIVQWFYPDPLLENTRLDHYILHTKNIKLEDIAET, encoded by the coding sequence ATGCCAAGTTTGACGCCACTGCATGAAACCTATTGTAGATGGGACCGCACGCCACCCAGTCAGGCAGATCTCTTAGAGGGACTGGCACAGCTGGCATCCACCAGTTTAAGCGGTATACATGAACTGGTGCAGATGATTCACCGTGAATTATTATTAAACACATTAGGCATGAGTGAACAGCAGTCCAGATATTTTCAGGCCCTGCCCCGTGTAGAAAAGATTTACCAGTTTTCTTACCGGGCCCTGCAACGCTATGGCCATTATTTTCTTGCGCCCGGTTTACGTCAAGTTATTGAGCACTTTCCCGGCCTGCATCGCAAAGACCTGACACCGCAATTACATTCTCTAATTGGTATATTGAACGGTGTATTAGGTGATTATCTTTTAGCACAGCAAAATCCGCTCGCACTTCCTATGGTTCTGTATGAACACCATGGTCGGGTACAGCAGGGCCGGCTTAAAGGTAAAGTGGTTATTTTTGTACATGGACTCTGCATGAACCACCTGACCTGGACCAATTCAAATTTTACAGGTATTGGTGCGCATCTGCTGACACAACCGCATCCCGGTACTATGCTTTATTTAAACTATAATACGGGACGGCGAATTTCTGCCAATGGGCGCAGTTTTGCCAATTTACTGAATGACCTGATCCAGCGTAACCCTGATATTAGCCAGATTGACCTGATTGGTCATAGTATGGGAGGATTAGTGTCTCGTAGTGCCTTATTTTATGGCAAGCAAAATATGCAGGGCTGGTTGAGTAAAGTAGGGAATCTGGTTTGTCTGGGGTCGCCGCATCATGGCGCGGTTCTAGAGCGTTTTGGTTTTACCTTGCAGGAAAAGCTCGGACGTTTCCCCCTGATTAATATGATTGGTAACCTGGTAAATATTCGTAGTAATGGAATTATTGACTTGCGCCATGGCAGTGTTCGTGATGACGACTGGGAATATTTAGATGCGCGTATTGGAACAATGGATGACAGCCGTAAACCTGCGCCCCTGCCTTCACATATTCAGGCCTTTTTTGTAGCTGGTACAGTTGAAGCAGAACATATTAACAGCCGCGCTTTAAAGATTATTGGTGACTATCTGGTGAGTATTAAAAGTGCCTTGGGAGAACATCCCAATCCACGTTTCCAGCTCAAGGTACCTGAACACCACAAGGCAGTATTTTTCGGTTTGAACCATTTTGAGATCCAGTATCATACTCAGGTTGCTCAGCAGATTGTACAGTGGTTCTATCCTGATCCTCTGCTTGAAAATACACGTTTAGATCACTACATTCTGCACACAAAAAATATAAAACTTGAAGATATTGCTGAGACATAA
- a CDS encoding Spx/MgsR family RNA polymerase-binding regulatory protein, translating into MLKIYGIKNCSSMKKAFDLLNELNLPYAFHDYKKQGIDKETLKEWLDQMGADVILNKKGTTWRKLSETEQQKALESEEQLLQTLITHTSLVKRPVLKTPQGYVVGFDEFSYRTLAERS; encoded by the coding sequence ATGCTGAAAATTTATGGAATTAAAAATTGCAGTTCAATGAAAAAAGCGTTTGATCTGCTCAATGAACTAAACTTGCCCTATGCATTTCATGACTATAAAAAACAGGGAATAGATAAAGAAACTCTCAAGGAATGGCTGGACCAGATGGGAGCTGATGTAATTCTTAATAAAAAAGGAACCACCTGGCGAAAACTTTCGGAAACAGAGCAGCAGAAAGCCCTAGAGAGTGAAGAGCAGCTGCTTCAAACCTTAATCACCCATACCAGCTTGGTCAAACGTCCGGTATTAAAAACACCACAAGGCTATGTAGTAGGTTTTGATGAATTTTCTTATCGAACGCTTGCTGAGAGAAGCTAA
- a CDS encoding alpha/beta hydrolase, with product MKIDPIFKQFLAESLLKSLVRKPSQFALPLPVLRTAFNQLGRVFPKNPEVEIRALRLAGVRAEEIKPQPNATQMILHIHGGAFFLGGLATHRSFMTELAARTQMQVVHIDYPLAPEHPYPEALEAVYDIYQTLLDQDIQPKDIILSGDSCGANLALALILRLKQNEQPLPSALVLMSPFLDLTLTSESLRYNRKLDALLSVELLERGIEYYVPPSIDTADPQVSPLFGDFSGLPPTLVQVGSKEILLDDAQRFKEKAEAAGVEVDFKIYTGMWHNFSMFSAWFDESKQALADLSEFAHRIDRS from the coding sequence ATGAAGATTGACCCAATTTTTAAACAATTTTTAGCCGAGTCACTGCTGAAATCGCTGGTACGTAAACCAAGCCAATTTGCTCTTCCTCTTCCTGTACTGCGTACTGCGTTTAATCAGTTGGGCCGAGTCTTTCCCAAAAATCCTGAAGTCGAGATCCGGGCACTCCGGTTAGCCGGTGTTCGCGCAGAAGAAATCAAGCCCCAACCTAATGCTACCCAGATGATTCTACATATTCATGGTGGTGCTTTCTTTTTAGGAGGTTTGGCTACTCACCGGTCTTTTATGACTGAGCTTGCTGCCCGAACCCAGATGCAGGTCGTTCATATTGACTATCCTTTGGCACCAGAGCATCCATACCCCGAAGCTCTGGAAGCTGTATATGATATTTACCAGACTCTACTCGACCAAGATATTCAGCCCAAAGATATTATTCTGTCAGGTGATTCTTGTGGAGCTAATCTTGCATTAGCACTGATTTTACGACTCAAGCAGAATGAACAACCATTGCCGAGTGCACTGGTACTTATGTCACCATTTCTGGATCTGACCTTGACTAGTGAATCCTTACGCTACAACCGTAAACTTGATGCATTATTATCAGTCGAATTGTTGGAACGGGGTATTGAATACTATGTACCGCCTTCAATAGATACAGCAGACCCACAGGTTTCACCCTTATTTGGTGACTTCAGCGGTTTACCCCCAACTCTGGTTCAAGTCGGTTCTAAAGAAATTCTGCTAGATGATGCGCAGCGTTTTAAGGAAAAGGCCGAAGCTGCTGGAGTTGAGGTAGATTTTAAAATTTATACGGGTATGTGGCATAACTTTTCAATGTTCAGCGCCTGGTTTGATGAAAGTAAGCAGGCACTCGCTGACCTATCTGAATTTGCACATCGAATTGACCGCAGCTGA
- a CDS encoding disulfide bond formation protein B produces the protein MQWGSYRFVNGLLLIASIVGMAFALYLEHVKGLEPCPLCVFQRIGLIAMGLVALVAVIHNPVSNIVKRLYAFLATLAMIWSVGVAARHVWLQHLPPDQVPSCGPGLDYLVDALPLKTVFQQVLTGSGECAMVDWTFLGQSLPFWSLVFFCILLMLCLWQLVRNYPYSKAVKKKY, from the coding sequence ATGCAATGGGGTAGTTATCGCTTCGTAAATGGTTTATTGCTGATTGCCAGTATTGTAGGGATGGCATTTGCACTTTATCTGGAACATGTCAAAGGCCTGGAACCTTGCCCTTTATGTGTCTTCCAGCGAATTGGCCTGATTGCGATGGGCTTGGTTGCCTTGGTGGCAGTAATTCATAATCCGGTATCGAATATAGTCAAACGTCTTTACGCTTTTTTGGCGACCTTAGCCATGATCTGGTCTGTAGGTGTTGCTGCGCGACACGTCTGGTTGCAGCATTTACCACCAGATCAAGTGCCAAGCTGTGGGCCGGGACTGGACTATCTGGTAGATGCCCTGCCATTGAAAACCGTTTTTCAGCAGGTTCTGACCGGTTCGGGCGAGTGTGCCATGGTAGACTGGACATTTTTAGGTCAGTCGCTGCCGTTCTGGTCACTGGTATTTTTCTGTATCTTGTTAATGCTATGCTTATGGCAGCTGGTACGTAATTATCCTTATAGCAAAGCAGTCAAGAAAAAATATTAA
- a CDS encoding ankyrin repeat domain-containing protein, whose protein sequence is MLTAPQQALIQAIEELDLEQVQRLLNEGLDPNFIDPEKGPPISVVCDGLFQWWEDVSEAYASDQPLTEQEKQQKLQPHLAILDALIEAKANLHLWDAEEFYGPLWDAASAACTPAIQRLLDHKVDPNTRDEEGQTILTSISELFFDCDFDKIDWTQSLPEEKNALELLRQNGAKMSKELI, encoded by the coding sequence ATGTTAACTGCCCCACAACAAGCCTTGATCCAGGCCATAGAAGAATTAGATCTGGAGCAGGTACAGCGTCTTTTAAATGAGGGGCTCGACCCGAATTTTATTGATCCTGAAAAAGGTCCTCCTATTTCAGTAGTATGCGATGGCCTGTTTCAATGGTGGGAAGACGTTTCAGAAGCTTATGCTTCTGATCAACCTTTGACAGAGCAGGAAAAACAGCAAAAATTACAACCACATTTGGCGATACTTGATGCTTTAATTGAAGCTAAAGCCAATTTACACCTATGGGATGCCGAAGAGTTTTATGGTCCACTCTGGGATGCTGCAAGTGCTGCCTGTACTCCTGCTATACAACGTTTACTTGACCATAAAGTAGATCCAAATACTCGTGATGAGGAAGGTCAAACTATTCTCACATCGATCAGCGAATTATTCTTTGACTGCGATTTTGATAAAATAGACTGGACACAGTCACTACCTGAAGAAAAAAATGCATTGGAACTGCTACGTCAAAATGGCGCAAAAATGTCGAAAGAATTAATCTGA
- a CDS encoding HPF/RaiA family ribosome-associated protein encodes MNIEIRTDKNIQNSERLISYVRAELNQEFERHNERITHFSVHITDENGLKGGDDDIRCMIEARPSGLKPVAVKHKAPSVDLAIHGAIDKLKRSLEHLIEKNEPQRGGTLEIPDELPE; translated from the coding sequence ATGAACATTGAAATCCGTACAGATAAAAATATTCAAAACAGTGAACGTCTGATTAGCTATGTGCGTGCAGAACTAAACCAAGAATTCGAACGTCACAATGAGCGAATTACTCATTTTTCAGTTCATATCACTGATGAGAACGGCTTAAAAGGTGGAGATGACGATATCCGTTGTATGATCGAAGCCCGTCCTTCCGGATTAAAACCTGTTGCAGTCAAGCATAAAGCACCGAGTGTCGATTTAGCCATTCATGGAGCTATAGACAAATTGAAACGTAGTCTCGAGCATTTAATTGAGAAAAATGAACCTCAGCGTGGTGGTACTCTCGAAATACCAGATGAATTACCTGAGTAA
- the parE gene encoding DNA topoisomerase IV subunit B codes for MSQYTAQSLEVLSGLDPVRRRPGMYTDTTRPNHLAQEVIDNAVDEALAGHANQIAVKVYKDGSLSVEDNGRGMPVDIHPEYGQSGIEIILTKLHAGGKFSTDNYQFSGGLHGVGISVVNALSTRVEVEVQRQGNLYKMAFEHGEPVAPLEVLEGKAPKRASGTTVRFWPETRYFDSPKFALKALKHNLKAKAVLAAGLKINYIDEINNEKIEWQFENGLVDYLMDELQEREIVPQPAFVATGEAERASAEFAICWNTEGGEQIQESYVNLIPTAQGGTHVNGLRSGITDALREFCELRNLLPRNLKLSAEDVWDGVNYILSLKFQEPQFSGQTKERLSSREASSIVQNIAKDAFTLWLNQNSEIAMQLAEMAISKAGRRLKAAKKVERKKIVSGPALPGKLADCAGLTREDSELFIVEGDSAGGSAKQARDKNFQAIMPIRGKILNTWEVSSDEVLGSQEVHDIAIAIGVDPGSDDLSELRYGKVCILADADSDGLHIATLLCALFVKHFPALVEEGHLFVAMPPLFRIDDGKDVHYALDEDELEAILKKTKTKTPQITRFKGLGEMNASQLRETTMDPNTRRLVQLDLDDIQLTAGLLDKLLAKKRSSDRKHWLEQKGNLADIVV; via the coding sequence GTGTCTCAATATACGGCTCAATCACTTGAAGTTCTCTCTGGTCTGGATCCGGTCCGTCGCCGTCCAGGGATGTATACCGATACCACACGTCCTAACCATCTGGCACAGGAAGTGATTGATAATGCTGTAGACGAAGCACTGGCAGGACATGCTAACCAGATTGCGGTTAAGGTCTATAAGGATGGTTCATTGTCGGTTGAGGACAATGGGCGTGGAATGCCGGTTGATATTCATCCGGAATACGGTCAGAGTGGTATTGAAATTATTCTGACCAAACTGCATGCCGGAGGTAAGTTTAGTACCGATAACTACCAGTTTTCGGGTGGTCTGCATGGTGTAGGTATTTCTGTAGTGAATGCTCTTTCAACCCGGGTAGAGGTTGAAGTACAACGGCAGGGCAATCTTTACAAAATGGCTTTTGAACATGGAGAGCCGGTTGCACCCTTAGAAGTTCTAGAAGGTAAAGCACCTAAGCGCGCCAGTGGAACCACAGTTCGGTTTTGGCCAGAAACCAGATATTTTGACAGCCCAAAATTTGCCTTGAAGGCGCTCAAACATAATTTGAAGGCCAAGGCAGTATTGGCAGCTGGTCTGAAAATTAATTATATTGATGAAATTAATAATGAAAAAATAGAATGGCAGTTTGAAAACGGTCTGGTCGATTACCTTATGGATGAACTGCAGGAGCGGGAGATTGTTCCACAGCCTGCTTTTGTAGCAACAGGTGAGGCAGAACGAGCCAGTGCTGAATTTGCAATCTGCTGGAATACCGAAGGTGGTGAACAGATTCAGGAAAGTTATGTTAACCTGATTCCAACAGCTCAGGGAGGAACGCATGTAAATGGCTTGCGTTCAGGCATTACCGATGCATTACGGGAATTCTGTGAGCTGCGTAATCTATTGCCCCGTAATCTCAAGCTTTCGGCTGAAGACGTATGGGATGGGGTAAATTATATCCTGTCTTTAAAATTTCAGGAACCGCAGTTCTCTGGTCAGACCAAAGAACGTTTATCAAGCCGTGAAGCATCATCGATTGTGCAAAATATTGCTAAAGATGCTTTTACCCTATGGTTGAACCAGAATTCTGAAATTGCCATGCAACTGGCAGAAATGGCAATCTCTAAAGCTGGCCGGCGCCTGAAGGCGGCTAAAAAAGTCGAGCGGAAAAAAATTGTTTCGGGTCCGGCTTTACCTGGAAAACTGGCCGACTGTGCCGGCTTGACCCGTGAAGATAGTGAGCTATTTATTGTAGAAGGGGACTCAGCTGGCGGTAGTGCCAAACAGGCGCGAGACAAAAATTTCCAGGCAATCATGCCGATTCGGGGAAAAATTCTGAACACCTGGGAAGTATCTTCCGATGAAGTGCTTGGCTCTCAGGAAGTCCATGATATCGCAATTGCTATCGGGGTCGATCCAGGCAGTGATGATCTGTCCGAATTGCGTTATGGGAAAGTCTGTATTTTGGCTGATGCCGACTCGGATGGTCTGCATATTGCCACTTTGCTTTGTGCCTTATTTGTTAAACACTTTCCAGCTCTGGTTGAAGAGGGTCACTTATTTGTAGCTATGCCACCTTTATTCAGAATTGATGATGGTAAGGATGTGCATTACGCTCTGGATGAGGATGAACTTGAAGCCATACTGAAAAAGACCAAAACCAAAACTCCACAGATTACCCGTTTTAAAGGTCTGGGTGAAATGAATGCCAGCCAGCTTCGTGAAACCACCATGGATCCAAATACCCGTCGTCTGGTACAACTTGATCTGGATGATATTCAACTGACAGCAGGTTTGCTCGACAAATTACTGGCCAAGAAGCGTTCTAGTGACCGCAAACATTGGCTCGAACAAAAAGGGAATCTGGCTGATATTGTAGTGTAG